Below is a genomic region from Rhodococcus sp. WMMA185.
ATCCACCGTTCTGATGAGATTGCTCAATGCAGCGAAACTCAGATTCCCAGCGCGCCGGCCAGCTCCCGCAAATCAGCAACAGGATCGTCGGCTATGGGGAGTACCTGAATGGCTACGTGATCGGCTCCAGCATCGAGGTGTTCCCGCAGTCGCCCGGCCACATATTCGGTGTCACCGTGCGCGACGAGGGCGTCGATCAGGTCGTCACTGCCGCCGCCGGCGATCTGTTCGTCGGTGTAGCCGAGTCGCTTCAGGTTGCTCACGTAGTTGCGTAGGTGCAGGTACGGGTTCTCGACCGCATCGCGGCCGATCGGACGCGCGCGGCTGGCATCGGTGTCGAGAACTACCTTGTGCTCGGGCGCGAGAACCGGCCCCGGCCCCAGGAGTTCACGGGCCTCACGGGTGTGCTGCGGGGTGGTGAGGTAGGGGTGGGCGCCGGCCGAACGCGCCGCCGAGAGGGCGAGAACCTTGGGTCCGAGTGCGGCAAGGACACGTCTACTCTTCGGCACACCTGCGCCGTCGAGCACGTCAAGGTATTCGACCAGCGCGGAGTACGGTTTGCTGTAGTTCAGGCCGGGTTGTTCCGGGTGGCCGACGCCCACGCCGAGGAGGAATCTCCCCGGGTGGCGCGACTCGAGCCGATGGAACGAGTCCGCGATCTGCTGGGCGGGGGCGGTCCAGATATTCGTAATACCGGTTGCGACGGTGATGGACGAGGTCGCGTCCAGAAGTTTCTCGGCGACCTCCAGGTCTGCCGGCGGAGACCCGCCGATCCAGACCGCTCCGTAGCCGGCGTCCTCGATCGCCTTCCCGACATCGGGTTGCAGTCCAGCAGCGTGACGCCAGATGCCGAATTGTCCGAGCTGGGGGGTTTCTTCTGTGGTTTGCGTCATGTGACGTGCACTCTTCCCTTCGTCCTCATGGATTCCCCCCGAGGGTGTTTGTCAGGTGCCGGGTGGCCTGTACTCGGCTTCGCGTCGTACTGCCTCATCGACTTGCTCGGGCGTCAGCAGAAGCACGGATTCGGATCTCGCCGCACCGGACGCGGCGGTGCGGATTCCGAGTGTTGCGGCGGCGACTTCGTCCGGTACCTGTCCGATCACGAACAAGTCCTTGCCGCCGAGCGCGAAATAGCAGGATTCGACCGTGCCCCCGACGCTTTCGACCATCCTCGTGATCTCCTGGCGTCTCGCGGTTCCACCTTCGGCCAGCAAACCCTGAGCGCCTTCGTGCGAGTACGTGACCTGCCAGAGATATCTCGGCATCGGTGCCTCCTCGATTGTGGGGACATTCTCATGGTTCTCCGCAGAGCGGTCACATGCAATAGCTACCGGCGATAAGGTCATGAGATGGCGAAGGCCAGGGTGGGCATCTCGGGCTGGACGTACCCCGGTTGGCGCGGTGACTTCTACCCGGAGGGTCTGGCTCACCGCAAGGAGTTGGCCTATGCGGCGGGGCGATTGACCACCATCGAGATCAACGGATCGTTCTACGCGCTGCAGAAGCCGGCGAGCTACGCGAAGTGGCATGACGAGACGCCGGACGATTTCGTGTTCGCGGTCAAGGGGAGCCGCTATATCACCCATATGAAACGGCTCGCCGACGTCGAGGCCGCCTTGCCGAACTTCTTCGCGTCGGGTGTTCTGGCACTCGGACCGAAACTCGGCCCGTTCCTGTGGCAACTGCCGCCGACATTGGAATTCGACGAAGCGAGGGTGAGTCGGTTTCTCGAACGGTTGCCCCGCACAACCGATGTCCTCGCGCGGTTGGCCCGCGAACACGATGACAAGCTTCGAGACGGCAGTGCGCTCACCGAGTGCGACGCGAGTCGCCCCGTCCGGCACGCTGTCGAGGTCCGGCATCGCAGCTTCGACTCACCTGAGGCGGTCGAACTTCTGCGCGCCCACGACGTGGCGTTCGTCGTCGCGGACACCGCCGGCCGATACCCGCTGGTAAAGACGCCGACGAGCGACTTCGTGTACGTACGCCTGCACGGCGACGCGGAGCTGTACGCCAGCGGCTACAGCGACGATGCACTGGACCGGTGGGCCGACGACATCCGCGCATGGACCGATTCCGGACTCGACGTGTTCGTGTACTTCGACAACGACGTGAAGGGATACGCTCCATTCGATGCCCAGCGGATGAGCGCCCGGTTGGCATGAGTTGTCGCGGGCACATGGCACAGTGGCCGTGCATCATGTGCGCGACGAAATGAGACGGGACGAGATGAGAAAAGCCAGCGTATGGCCCGCCCAGTGGCCGACGATTCCGCGGGAGATCGCGGAGGCCGTAGACGCTGCTGTCGGGGCAGCGGTCTCCTCGAATGTCGCCGCGTTCTTCGAGGCAACCGAGGATCTCGCCGCGTTGCCGGCCGAGCGGGTGCGGGTCGTGCTGGCCGCGATCGTTCGCGAGATTCTCGAGACGATGCATCC
It encodes:
- a CDS encoding LLM class F420-dependent oxidoreductase, with protein sequence MTQTTEETPQLGQFGIWRHAAGLQPDVGKAIEDAGYGAVWIGGSPPADLEVAEKLLDATSSITVATGITNIWTAPAQQIADSFHRLESRHPGRFLLGVGVGHPEQPGLNYSKPYSALVEYLDVLDGAGVPKSRRVLAALGPKVLALSAARSAGAHPYLTTPQHTREARELLGPGPVLAPEHKVVLDTDASRARPIGRDAVENPYLHLRNYVSNLKRLGYTDEQIAGGGSDDLIDALVAHGDTEYVAGRLREHLDAGADHVAIQVLPIADDPVADLRELAGALGI
- a CDS encoding GYD domain-containing protein, with the protein product MPRYLWQVTYSHEGAQGLLAEGGTARRQEITRMVESVGGTVESCYFALGGKDLFVIGQVPDEVAAATLGIRTAASGAARSESVLLLTPEQVDEAVRREAEYRPPGT
- a CDS encoding DUF72 domain-containing protein; protein product: MAKARVGISGWTYPGWRGDFYPEGLAHRKELAYAAGRLTTIEINGSFYALQKPASYAKWHDETPDDFVFAVKGSRYITHMKRLADVEAALPNFFASGVLALGPKLGPFLWQLPPTLEFDEARVSRFLERLPRTTDVLARLAREHDDKLRDGSALTECDASRPVRHAVEVRHRSFDSPEAVELLRAHDVAFVVADTAGRYPLVKTPTSDFVYVRLHGDAELYASGYSDDALDRWADDIRAWTDSGLDVFVYFDNDVKGYAPFDAQRMSARLA